The sequence agatttaaaatgaaatatacAATGAAAAAACATGTATGTTGCTGTAATTTAcaatgtaaaaatacaaatataaaaaaaatacaaatgtacaagattCAATTTTGTAATGCAGTGCAAAATGCAATGTATTTTAAGActgtcattaaagtcagtgtgaacccttggccttgttgaagaggccaacagcggaagggaagaaactgtttttgtggcgtgaggttttggtcctgatggaccgcagccttctgcctgaggggagtgactgaaacagggagtgtccagggtgggaggagttggcCACTATCTTCCTCGCTTGCCTCAGTgtctcgaggtgtgcaggtcctcgagggaaggcagattgcagccaatcaccttctccgccgtgcggatgatacgctgcagcctgttGTTGTCCTTGGGAGTGGCAACAGCAttccagatggtgatggaggaggtgaggatggactcaatgatggctgtgtagaagtgcaccatcattgtctttagCGGGTTGAATTTATTCAGCTGCAGTAGGAAGTACAtcttctgttgtgctttcttggtaaggaagctgatgttcagttcccacttgaggtcctgggagaggatagtgcccaggaagcggaaggactcacagtgttgactgggaagtcacacagggtgataggggtgagtggggctgtattcttcctgaaccccacaaccatctccactgtcttgagagcattgagctctaggttgttctggctgcaccaggtcaccaggttgtctgctttCCACATATAATCAGActtgtctccaccagagatgagcccaataagggtggtttcgtccgcaaacttcaggagtttgacggatgactggaggtgcaactGTTGGTGTGCAGGGctaagagcagaggagaaaggacacagccctgaggagatccggtgctgatggaccgggagtcagagacttgtgttaccagcttaacgcactgcttcctgtcagacaggcagtctgtgatccacctgcaggtggaatcaggcacgttcagctgggaaagTTAGGGTGGGGATCATagtattgaaggcagagctgaactCCACAAAtgggatcctggcgtaggatgctggggagtccaggtgctgtagagtgaagtggagggccatgtcaactgcatcgtccacagacctgttggctctgtaggcaaactgcagggggtccagtagagggtctgtgatggatttgaggtgtgccagcaccaggtgcTCAAAagttcattaccacagaggtcagggcgacgggtctgtagtcattaagtccggttggccttggctttttgggcacagggatgatggtggaggacttgaaacaggctggcacatggcatgtctcaagggaggtgttaaagatgtaggtaaacaccggagacagctggtcagtgcAGTTCTTGAGGGTATGCAAGCCAGCCTGCTTTTCAAAGAGAACTTCCCTGTGACTCAATACACGTAGTCCTGTAGCAAGGTGTATGAAGAACAGGGGGGGTTTTAGGCACGGCCGGCCGGGCAGCCGCCCACGGCGTCACGAAGTTAGGGGCGGAATTTTCCACGGAGTGGCGGCTTTTCCCGCAATTTGTGTGTTTGGCGCTCTCTGCTGGGCAAATATTTTTTGCGATTGTGTTTGTGCCACACGTTCCGTGTACTCTGTtaccatttttttttactagcctactaatacaaatttcggcagaagattgagcgacacggttgtccagcaacacggttggccggtccccctttcccccaggacgggtggtctattccaaatgaacgtaggCAACCCTTAgtgccgcttacacacaacagtgacagtgacagatcgaaagctagctatAGAGACAATATagagatggaaaaccaggctaagaaacgtaaacataattaccttcactagacaatgttttaccaattggacaaacggctatgtttaAGCTCCAACAttgcgctatgcgcgctcgcattaagcgTGGAAGTCCCTAGCATCACATTAGGCACAGGATTTGCATTCATTAGCAGGGCACTCGCTGTGGTGGCGTTTAGGGgaccagttctggtgggccggtttGGATCAAAGTCGATcgagggcctatttttactcccagtccgtccctgccttacactctcccctctcatcccctacATACTCATTCCCTCTCATCCCCTACACACTgaccccctctcatcccctacACACTAACTCCCTTCTCATCCCCTACCTACACTAAACCCCTGTCCATCCCCTACACACACGTTGTTCCCTAAATGCATTTCCTTCACTTTCCTTGTCATCTTCATTGGTTTTGGTAGACTGGTCTAAATACTTGTTCTGTGCTGCACTCTTCTGGTGAAAGAGAAAATGTACCTTTAATAAAGTTTTTTAAGGTAGTAAGGCAAACCCTGCGTCTCAATACCCATACTACATACTATTTAGAATGCCACCACATACAAAATCTTTTTCTAGCATACCAAATAGTATGTCTCGatacataacatttcaaacactGAATGCCATAAAATACCAGGATGTCCTGCTGCATCCCTGGGTTCATGCTGGTTTGCAGTATGCAAGCCAGCCTGCTTTTCAAAGAGAACTGCTCTGTGTCTCAATACACATACTCCTGTAGCGAGGTGTGTGAAGAAGGCtgattgtggttgttgtggttctacacacacactaccccatAATGACGACTTGAAAAAGGTTTGTTTCatattttttatagatttgcaaaAAGTAAGAACAAAAATATAACATGTACataagtattcacagcctttgctcAATACCTTTGGCAGCAATTACAGCCTCAAGTCTTTTTGAGTATGATGCTACAAACTTAGCACACCTATTTTTGGCCAATTTCTCCCATTCTTCCATCCAAGACCTctcaagctccatcaggttAGATGGGGAGCATCGGAGCACAGCCATTTTCAGATCTCTCCAGAGATGTTCAATTGGGTTCCAGTCTAGGCTCTGGCTGGGCAACTCGAGGACATTCACAGAGTTGCCCCAAAGCCACTCCTTAATTATCTTGGCTGTGTGCTTAAGGTCGTCCTGAAGGTGAACCTTCGCCCCAGTCTCCCAACTGGCACTCACACTGTCATAAAGTCTATGTGACTTTATTGCACATTGCATAATGTACCATTCACATTGCACTCTTCTTTATatcttattttatatttaaaaaaaatacattgcatAGTATTGGTTAGAATTAGTTGTAAATGTGCAGCATTTTAGATTTTCTACATTTTAGATGTACAACTCTTATATGTTTACCGTATGAACCTTCTTGCTATTGTTAATTACTTTTTTGTGCAAACTTACTTATGATTCTGATGACATAAGAGTAATGTGGGAGGCTTCTAGCTAGTTTTGATTAAATAGAATTAGGTTATTGTTACAACTGACTGACAGGCATACACAAAAACAGCTAATAAAAGATATATGGTTTTACAGTACATCCTTTAACACAGTTATAGTTACGTATAGCTTATTAAGTCAACTTTAAACCTAACAGAATTGATGCTGTGTCCTGAATACAGTTTGTGTTGAGTAGGTTTATTTCAATCCTAGTAGTTATCTAGAGAAGATAGCCCTGTTTTTACAGCATACAGATACAACTGCCAGAGCTGATCAAATATATTAACTTAGGACTGGTGTTAACGCTTACAATGTTAGTAGTACTAAAAATGATGAGGTTTTTATGCCTCTTCTGAATTGTATTTGTAGTTTTACTATGTTACTGAATTGGCCATCCAATAGCTTTGTCGGGGTCTCTGCGTTTTGCACAATTTGCCAttttttagtctttttttttttgccaggaCTTTTGTTCTGACAAACCTGTCAAGTTTCTACACTATAACTCCTGGTTTGTTGTCATCGGCATCATGTTGTTTCCTTTAAAAGACCACAGAAAAACGCTGCTGGCCTAAGTGTCAGTTGCACAGAAAGTATGTCATTGTGTTATCAGTGCCACGGTGTCAGAAGATCGCTTTCAAACCAGTTTTTCTCTATCCAGCACTGACGTAGAGCACCACACAAGCATTTGAACCCAAAATGATTACACGTTTCAAAAATCTACTGATACTAAGCCATAACATtatcttgtcattgttgaacTTCTCTAAATAGTTACAAAACAGAGTTTAGGTACAGTGCATAGCGTGTTCAGATTGCTTCAGTATAGACACTTTTTGGGGATAGTCTGGTtattggggaagggggggggggagagaggaagttgGGGTGTGTTGTGCATTCCAAATATGGGGGTGGATCTCAAGACTTGATGAACCGATAGAGTTctgtaaaacacacaaagacataccCCCTAGACACCAGATTATGTGAAAGGCACAAAACAAAGATGGCAAAGGGATGCGATCATGATGGGGAGGGGTGTTACAGGACAGAGGATGAGCAGATTGTGAGCACAGATCACAGAGGAAAGCTGGAGAGAAAGATGGTTGGATGAGGTGAATCATCATTGGACTGTGCTTCTCAGTGGAAGAGGGcgacagagagcaggggggccACCAGGAGCAGCAGACTCACGGTGAGGCTCCGTGCGTTGTTGCACAGGTTGCCGTCACTGCAGTCCAGCTTGAAGCTTATGCCTGGCAGTTCAGTGGACATTGACCCTGCACACATACTCTTGCTGGCACATCCCTTCAAGGAAACCTTCTGGCCTGAGACCTCAGCTACAAGCACAAGAAGAAGCACTGTTATTCCCTCGGTTTACCGTCACACCTGTGCTGTGCACAGACAAAGACGCATTTTAAGAACATCATTTGATATATAGAACAACAAGCACTGTCATGAGTGGAATTAGAAATATTTGGGAATAATAGAGAACCAATCATATGAAACATTACTTATAGTGGAGATACAGCTATTATCGTCTCCCAGGCAGTTTAGAGTGGTGAGGCAATCCTGGCCGTTGCAAGTGAAGCACTGTTTCCCATTTGGGGTACTACTGCTGGATTCTGTggagcagaaaaaaaagaagcactAAAGTTACCATAGGCTATAGACATGGTATGACCAGTGGAAAGTTCTCGTATTGCACATTTACATGACAATCTTTCTCTCCTTGACTTGAATTCATCAATAGAATTCAGAGTCAGATTGCAATTTAGATGAAGACGGTCTATCAAATGGTGTTGTAATATAACAATATTGGTTTACAcgataaaatatatattacaatgactatttataataaataatatattaaaaaataCATCATACAGATTTAAcgtaataacaataatattggTTTACACGTAAAGACTAACCTGGGACAGTCTGAGAGTTGCAGAGGTCCGTGGTGCAGCACTTGTTATTTATCCTTGATATTCCAAAGTTAAGTGACCCTGTCAGGCACTCAGCAGGCACAGCACAGCTCTTAGTGGTCATATCTTGATAGTTATGAAAAACAATTACAATAATTCAAAACAGGATTTCATTATGTTTGTAATGAAAACAAATCGGCCAATAACGCATATCGTGATGAAGCCAATATAGCCtacataataataaaaatgaaatGAGTTTTGCATTAAAGTATCTGACCGCGTAAGATGTGACCCTCATTGCTGCACATTGAGCGGAACTGGGACATGTCTTTTGGGTCTCCACACATGATCCTGATGCCCCGGGTACGCACTCGTAACAGGTGAGTGTGAAGGCTAAAATATGGGTGTATCAGAACAGGTTATTTCGGTTATTAGAAGCTGTAAATAAATTGAAATAGATAGGTTATAAAGAGAATACAAAACAGAAGGCTTGCATCAGGTATTCTAATTGGATTAGGCTACTTTTATTTGGAAATCACATAACCAAAACCTTATAGGCTATTAATCTGCAGCCACATGTAGCCTAATATATTTTAGCTGAAACGATGCAACCAGTCTAGGATAGACTATAGTGTATTTGAGACTTTCCTGCGCCTATAGGTGGCGCTACAAGCCAcgccccgacacacacacatccgagGCTTGCGGGAAagggtgggctgaccaagcccccacgcTTCCAGCAgtggatctaaggggtggcaaggggtggcggctgccaccccaataaaaaatactgcctccccaagtttttttttttcctatgcatttagcagacacttttatccaaagcgacagtgcataggtcactgatcataacaacgagatagccccaaacattgcaggtagcaaaaacatgaagcatacattgtgaaaaaactgtcccaaagggaagaaccataagagcatgtagtgaa comes from Hypomesus transpacificus isolate Combined female chromosome 2, fHypTra1, whole genome shotgun sequence and encodes:
- the LOC124479791 gene encoding urokinase plasminogen activator surface receptor-like, whose translation is MTTKSCAVPAECLTGSLNFGISRINNKCCTTDLCNSQTVPESSSSTPNGKQCFTCNGQDCLTTLNCLGDDNSCISTITEVSGQKVSLKGCASKSMCAGSMSTELPGISFKLDCSDGNLCNNARSLTVSLLLLVAPLLSVALFH